One genomic segment of Rivularia sp. PCC 7116 includes these proteins:
- a CDS encoding anhydro-N-acetylmuramic acid kinase, producing MTRVIGLMSGTSVDGIDAALVDIAGTGLNIKLELLAGETYPYPAQIRERILACCAGKAISMLELAELDDAIAVAFAEAAINIQKGHKAATLIGSHGQTVYHRPQTGKFGQGKLGYSLQIGRGTLINHLTGITTINNFRAADITVGGQGAPLVPRVDAALLSHSSEARCIQNIGGIGNVTYIPVRGGDWLDKIRGWDTGPGNSLLDLAVEHLTDGAKSYDEDGKWAATGTVCSDLVAQWLNQEYFHMPPPKSTGRELFGVDYLHQSIKDAQSFQLSPADFLATLTELTAASIAASYRHFLPQMPQRVLLCGGGSRNLYLKQRLQQLLVSVPVSTTDEAGLSADFKEAIAFAVLAYWRNFDYPGNLPAATGANKEVLLGNVYTV from the coding sequence ATGACTCGCGTAATCGGTTTAATGAGTGGTACGTCAGTAGACGGTATTGATGCTGCTTTAGTTGATATTGCTGGTACGGGTTTAAATATCAAATTAGAATTGCTCGCAGGGGAAACATATCCTTACCCAGCGCAAATAAGAGAACGTATTTTAGCCTGTTGTGCTGGTAAAGCGATTTCAATGTTAGAACTCGCAGAATTAGACGATGCTATAGCCGTTGCTTTTGCCGAAGCAGCAATCAATATTCAAAAGGGTCACAAAGCAGCAACTTTAATAGGTTCTCACGGTCAAACAGTTTATCATCGACCGCAAACGGGGAAATTTGGTCAAGGAAAACTTGGTTACAGCTTACAAATTGGTCGCGGTACATTAATTAATCATTTAACAGGCATAACTACCATAAATAATTTTCGCGCTGCCGATATCACTGTAGGAGGGCAAGGTGCTCCATTAGTACCTCGTGTAGATGCAGCTTTATTAAGTCATTCTTCGGAGGCTCGCTGTATTCAAAATATTGGCGGAATTGGAAACGTGACTTATATTCCCGTCCGTGGAGGCGATTGGCTTGACAAGATTCGCGGTTGGGATACCGGACCGGGAAATAGCTTGTTAGATTTAGCAGTGGAACATTTAACTGATGGAGCAAAAAGCTACGACGAAGATGGCAAATGGGCAGCAACCGGTACCGTCTGCTCCGATTTAGTCGCACAATGGCTAAATCAAGAGTACTTCCACATGCCACCACCTAAATCTACCGGTAGAGAATTATTTGGGGTTGACTATTTGCATCAATCTATTAAAGATGCCCAAAGCTTTCAATTAAGTCCAGCAGATTTTTTAGCAACTCTTACAGAGTTAACAGCTGCCTCTATTGCCGCTAGCTACCGTCACTTTCTACCACAAATGCCACAAAGAGTACTTTTATGTGGTGGTGGTAGTCGCAATCTTTATCTAAAACAGCGCTTACAACAATTATTAGTGTCGGTACCTGTTTCAACTACAGATGAAGCTGGTTTAAGCGCGGATTTTAAAGAAGCAATAGCCTTCGCAGTGTTAGCCTATTGGAGAAATTTCGATTACCCAGGCAACCTACCAGCAGCTACTGGAGCTAACAAGGAAGTGCTTCTAGGAAACGTTTACACTGTATAA
- the kdpC gene encoding K(+)-transporting ATPase subunit C, which translates to MLKLRSIARAVRVSLILWLITAIIYPLFILLIAQIPLFQYQAKGSIRVDLYNEPIGSALIGQTFTSEDYFHGRLSSVLYSQGEKAKPTGISGSSNLAPSNPKLLNRILETTNELQEESIEPRADLIYTSGSGLDPHITFKSAMQQLDRVANARNLRPDEIYPIIIENTQGRFLNIFGEPGVNVLKLNYALDLKEISRRQN; encoded by the coding sequence ATGTTGAAACTTAGATCGATTGCTAGAGCGGTTCGCGTTAGCTTGATATTATGGTTGATTACTGCGATTATTTATCCATTATTTATACTTTTAATTGCTCAAATTCCCCTGTTTCAATATCAAGCCAAAGGCAGTATAAGAGTTGACCTATACAACGAACCAATTGGTTCTGCTTTAATCGGTCAAACATTTACTTCTGAAGACTATTTTCATGGTAGATTGAGTAGCGTGTTATACAGCCAAGGAGAAAAAGCTAAACCTACAGGAATATCGGGTTCAAGCAATCTTGCTCCTAGCAATCCAAAATTACTTAACCGAATATTAGAAACAACCAACGAACTTCAAGAAGAAAGCATAGAACCACGTGCCGATTTAATTTATACTTCCGGTTCCGGCTTAGACCCCCATATTACCTTTAAATCGGCTATGCAGCAGTTAGATAGAGTTGCGAATGCTCGTAATTTAAGACCTGACGAAATTTATCCCATCATTATCGAAAATACTCAAGGCAGATTTTTGAATATATTTGGCGAACCTGGAGTCAACGTCCTGAAATTAAACTACGCTCTCGATCTTAAAGAAATAAGTCGCAGACAAAATTAA
- the kdpB gene encoding potassium-transporting ATPase subunit KdpB — MNPVATTSKSTLATSNPKELRSLRKKVKANKKGLYRRAIKDSFIKLNPKYTIRNPVLVVVWVSTIITLITTIFPTLFGSKATANTQIFNGTVTAVLFLTLLLANFAEAFAQSRGKAQADVLRSIKSDINAKQLFADGTIAEVPATNLQRGDTVYVVAGDIIPTDGEVIMGAASVDEGAITGETAPVLKEAGSDVASYVTGGSRIISDELIVRITVDPDKGFINRMIHIIERRERKKTPNEATLTVLLALISLIFLSTIATFPALAYYVKTPISVTILVAIFVALIPTTVGSLLSATTIGGMDRVAQLNLIATSARAIEACGDVNTLILDKTGTVTRGNRLADGFIPINGHTMGEIAYVALAASIYDDTSEGKSIVRLAQKLGARIDFDYEAALSIKFSARSRIGGTDLPNGSMVRKGAVDAIKNFVQLQGGEVSSELNSAYEMVSKQGGTPLAVCMNEEIYGIIYLKDNLKPGIRERFGQLRRLGVRTIMITGDNHITTSVIAKEAGVKEFIAEATPENKIAVVQREQAEGKLVAMTGDGTNDAAALAQANVAVAMNNGTQAAKEAANIIDLDSDPTKLIDIIGIGKQVLMTRGALITFSVANNIAKYFAIIPLVFASSSINKLNVMNLTSINSAVLSVLIYNALIIPALIPLALRGVPFQVMTPNQLLQRNFLIYGSAGLIIPFITIKLIDLIISLTVLA, encoded by the coding sequence ATGAATCCAGTCGCGACTACTTCCAAATCTACACTTGCCACTTCTAATCCTAAAGAACTTCGTTCTTTACGTAAAAAAGTAAAGGCAAATAAAAAAGGTCTTTATCGTAGAGCCATAAAAGACTCTTTTATTAAATTAAATCCTAAATATACTATTAGAAATCCAGTCTTAGTAGTAGTTTGGGTAAGCACGATTATCACCTTAATTACGACAATTTTTCCCACATTATTTGGCTCAAAAGCAACTGCCAATACCCAAATTTTTAACGGCACAGTTACAGCAGTTTTATTCTTAACACTACTGCTGGCTAATTTTGCCGAAGCTTTTGCTCAAAGTCGTGGTAAAGCACAGGCTGATGTGTTGCGTTCGATTAAATCCGATATTAATGCCAAACAACTCTTTGCCGACGGTACCATTGCCGAAGTTCCCGCTACAAATTTGCAACGTGGCGACACAGTATATGTTGTAGCTGGTGATATTATTCCTACCGACGGCGAAGTAATTATGGGTGCTGCCAGCGTTGACGAAGGTGCTATCACTGGAGAAACAGCGCCAGTACTTAAAGAAGCTGGTTCCGATGTTGCTAGTTATGTTACCGGTGGTAGCCGTATTATTTCTGATGAATTGATAGTCAGAATTACAGTCGATCCAGATAAAGGGTTTATCAACCGGATGATTCATATTATTGAGAGGAGAGAACGCAAAAAAACACCAAATGAAGCGACTCTGACAGTTTTACTAGCTTTAATTAGCTTAATCTTTTTATCAACGATCGCCACTTTTCCGGCACTGGCGTATTACGTTAAAACTCCTATTAGCGTCACTATTTTGGTGGCAATTTTTGTGGCATTAATTCCCACAACTGTTGGCAGCTTGCTCAGTGCTACCACTATTGGAGGTATGGATCGGGTTGCTCAATTAAACTTAATTGCCACCTCCGCTAGAGCCATAGAAGCCTGTGGAGATGTCAACACTTTAATTCTCGATAAAACAGGAACTGTAACCAGAGGAAACCGTTTAGCAGATGGTTTTATTCCAATTAACGGTCACACAATGGGTGAAATTGCTTATGTAGCTCTAGCAGCAAGTATATATGATGATACTTCAGAAGGAAAATCAATAGTCCGTTTAGCGCAAAAACTAGGAGCAAGAATTGATTTCGATTATGAAGCAGCTTTATCTATAAAATTCAGCGCCAGAAGCAGAATAGGCGGTACCGATTTACCTAATGGTTCGATGGTTCGTAAAGGTGCTGTAGATGCAATCAAAAACTTTGTGCAATTGCAAGGTGGGGAAGTTTCATCAGAACTAAATTCAGCTTACGAAATGGTATCTAAACAAGGAGGTACACCGTTAGCTGTATGTATGAATGAGGAAATTTACGGCATTATTTATTTGAAAGATAACCTAAAACCAGGTATACGCGAGCGTTTCGGACAATTACGAAGACTCGGGGTGCGTACCATCATGATTACTGGTGACAATCACATCACTACTTCTGTAATTGCTAAAGAAGCTGGGGTTAAAGAATTTATCGCTGAAGCAACCCCCGAAAATAAAATTGCTGTGGTTCAACGAGAACAAGCAGAAGGTAAACTGGTCGCAATGACAGGGGATGGTACAAATGATGCAGCAGCTTTAGCCCAAGCAAATGTTGCGGTTGCCATGAACAACGGAACCCAAGCAGCAAAAGAAGCAGCAAATATCATCGACTTGGACTCCGATCCCACGAAACTAATCGATATTATTGGCATCGGCAAACAAGTACTGATGACTCGTGGTGCTTTAATAACCTTTTCAGTCGCAAACAATATAGCTAAGTATTTTGCAATTATTCCATTAGTATTTGCTTCGAGCAGTATCAACAAACTAAACGTCATGAACTTGACAAGCATTAATTCTGCCGTGCTGTCAGTACTGATTTACAACGCATTAATTATTCCGGCATTAATTCCTTTAGCGCTTAGGGGTGTACCATTTCAAGTAATGACACCCAATCAACTTCTACAGCGTAATTTTTTGATTTATGGTTCGGCAGGATTAATTATTCCATTTATTACCATTAAATTAATAGACCTAATAATTTCTCTAACAGTTTTAGCCTAA
- the kdpA gene encoding potassium-transporting ATPase subunit KdpA has translation MGQGFLQIGLTLLLVLIVTPTFGKYIAKVFMGRTTLLDRVMNPLELLIYKLADVNPQENMRGKEYAYCVLQSNLFIGLLVYLFISFQKFLPWNPSNLGAPRWDLTLHTTISFLTNTGQQHYLGEKTLSHFSTMAGLTFLMFVSAGTGLAIGIAFIRGLTGKPLGNYYADLIKAITRILLPISIVGAILLLAQGVPQTLAASVAVETLEGRTQYIATGPVASFEIIKLLGTNGGGFFGANSAHPFENPNSFTNLVEIIAMISIPAAMIFVYGEFSHNIKQAWRLFWMIFLIFLALLWITAVGEFQGNPLVNSNLGFDQPNLEGKEVRFGWAQTALWAVVTTATMNGAVNGMHDSLMPAAGFSTLLSMFLHVIWGGIGTGIIYLLIYQYLTAFWAGLMIGRTPEFFGRKITRTSIVLASLVILIHPIAVLIPSAIALAYPISLSGISNPGFHGVSQVVYEYISASANNGSGFEGLIDGTFWWNLSTSASMLVGRYVFLFAVLLLADIMVHTKPVPEIPATLKTDTLLFTSLSAGVIFILSFLIFFPILVNGPLAEGLRLAAQ, from the coding sequence ATGGGACAAGGTTTTTTGCAGATAGGTTTAACCCTACTTTTAGTGCTAATAGTTACGCCAACTTTTGGCAAATACATAGCCAAGGTCTTTATGGGTAGAACAACATTACTTGATAGAGTAATGAATCCATTAGAACTACTGATTTACAAGCTAGCAGACGTAAATCCTCAAGAAAATATGAGAGGTAAAGAGTATGCCTATTGCGTTTTGCAAAGCAACTTGTTTATCGGTCTTTTAGTGTATTTATTCATTAGTTTTCAAAAGTTTTTGCCGTGGAATCCGAGTAATCTGGGTGCGCCTCGTTGGGACTTAACACTACACACGACAATTTCATTTTTAACCAATACGGGGCAGCAACATTACTTAGGAGAAAAAACCCTCAGCCATTTCAGCACCATGGCTGGTTTAACCTTTTTGATGTTTGTTTCAGCAGGCACGGGTTTAGCAATTGGTATCGCTTTTATTCGTGGCTTGACGGGCAAACCTTTAGGAAATTATTATGCGGATCTAATTAAAGCAATAACCCGCATATTGCTGCCAATTTCTATTGTGGGAGCCATCCTGTTGCTGGCTCAGGGAGTACCGCAAACCTTAGCAGCATCTGTAGCAGTAGAAACCTTGGAGGGAAGGACTCAGTATATTGCCACTGGTCCTGTAGCATCTTTTGAAATTATCAAACTATTAGGTACAAATGGCGGCGGTTTTTTTGGTGCAAATTCCGCTCATCCCTTTGAAAATCCTAATAGTTTTACCAACTTAGTCGAAATTATCGCAATGATATCTATTCCAGCAGCGATGATTTTTGTTTATGGCGAATTTTCTCACAATATTAAACAAGCATGGCGGCTGTTTTGGATGATATTTCTCATCTTCCTAGCTTTACTTTGGATAACCGCAGTTGGAGAATTTCAAGGCAATCCTTTAGTAAATTCTAATTTAGGATTTGACCAACCCAATTTAGAAGGAAAAGAGGTTCGATTTGGGTGGGCACAAACGGCATTGTGGGCGGTTGTAACTACCGCAACTATGAATGGTGCAGTTAACGGAATGCACGATTCATTAATGCCTGCTGCAGGTTTTTCTACCTTATTAAGTATGTTTTTGCACGTAATTTGGGGTGGAATCGGAACCGGAATTATTTACTTATTAATTTATCAATATTTAACCGCATTTTGGGCAGGATTAATGATAGGTAGGACTCCGGAATTTTTCGGACGTAAAATCACAAGAACTTCAATAGTTTTAGCAAGTTTAGTAATTTTAATTCATCCCATTGCTGTATTGATTCCCAGCGCTATAGCTTTAGCTTATCCCATATCCTTGTCGGGAATCAGCAATCCCGGCTTTCACGGTGTATCCCAAGTTGTATACGAATATATATCAGCCAGCGCTAATAATGGTTCCGGATTTGAAGGCTTGATAGACGGAACATTTTGGTGGAATTTAAGTACTTCAGCCAGTATGTTAGTGGGACGATACGTTTTTCTATTCGCCGTCTTACTTTTAGCAGACATTATGGTACATACAAAACCAGTACCTGAGATTCCTGCTACCCTAAAAACCGACACACTTTTATTTACCAGTCTCAGTGCCGGAGTAATTTTTATTTTAAGCTTTCTAATTTTCTTCCCTATTTTAGTCAATGGTCCCTTAGCCGAAGGTTTGAGACTCGCAGCACAGTGA
- a CDS encoding PAS domain S-box protein: MIARRRYEVEEPLLNSAELFRLAFNDAAIGMALVAPDGQWLKVNRALCEIVGYSEIDLLKKTFQEITHPEDLEVDLSYLHQVLAGEIRTYQMEKRYFHSSGHIVWILLNVSLVRDREAQPLYFIAQIQDITPRKQAEARLKSLLAELERSNSDLEEFASVVSHDLISPLHRIQILSEYLQEDYNQVLGEQGNDYVQRIVGIRNRMQTLVEGLLQFSLVTIQGQPFTEVDLGKVVRGVISDLQADYLADVVLEVGDLPTLLADSAQMYQLFQNLVSNSLKYRQPEIGLFIKIYQTRRSQNHELNGQYEIVVADNGIGFDEVYLEQIFEPCQRLHNSSEYEGTGLGLAICRRIIERHGGKISAQSKPNEGAKFIITLPFV, translated from the coding sequence ATGATAGCGCGCAGAAGATATGAAGTTGAGGAACCATTGCTTAATAGCGCAGAATTATTTCGTTTAGCTTTTAATGATGCTGCAATTGGTATGGCACTTGTAGCTCCTGATGGACAATGGTTGAAAGTTAATCGTGCTTTGTGCGAAATTGTTGGCTATTCTGAAATAGATTTACTCAAAAAGACGTTTCAGGAAATTACCCACCCGGAAGATTTAGAAGTAGATTTGAGCTACTTACATCAAGTGCTTGCAGGTGAAATTCGCACTTATCAAATGGAAAAGCGGTACTTTCATTCTAGCGGGCATATTGTGTGGATTTTACTGAATGTTTCTTTAGTACGCGATCGCGAAGCACAACCGCTCTACTTTATTGCTCAAATTCAAGATATTACTCCCCGCAAACAAGCTGAAGCCAGATTAAAAAGTTTACTTGCAGAATTAGAACGTAGCAATAGCGATTTAGAAGAATTTGCTAGTGTTGTGTCTCACGATTTAATCTCACCACTGCACAGAATTCAAATTCTTTCAGAATATCTTCAGGAAGATTACAATCAGGTTTTGGGCGAACAAGGAAATGACTATGTCCAACGCATTGTGGGAATTAGAAATAGAATGCAAACTTTGGTTGAGGGTTTGCTTCAGTTTTCCTTAGTTACGATTCAAGGGCAACCTTTTACAGAGGTGGATTTAGGTAAAGTTGTACGAGGGGTAATATCAGATTTACAAGCTGATTACTTGGCAGATGTTGTTTTAGAAGTAGGCGATTTACCTACTCTTTTGGCTGACTCTGCTCAGATGTATCAGTTATTTCAAAACCTTGTCAGCAATTCTTTAAAATATCGCCAGCCAGAAATCGGATTATTTATTAAAATTTATCAAACTCGCAGAAGCCAAAATCACGAATTAAACGGGCAGTACGAAATAGTTGTGGCAGATAACGGCATTGGTTTTGATGAAGTATACCTAGAACAAATATTTGAACCTTGTCAGCGATTACATAACTCTAGCGAATATGAAGGTACGGGTTTGGGTTTAGCAATTTGCCGCCGAATTATTGAAAGGCACGGAGGGAAAATTTCTGCTCAAAGTAAGCCCAATGAAGGTGCTAAGTTTATAATCACTTTACCATTTGTTTAA
- a CDS encoding response regulator, with protein MLHNRCQILLIEDELEEIEYFCRLLSKAKSPSFKQGFETIVAQSLEKGLQKLAVNKIDVIFLDLMLTDSRGIKTLSAMLEAAPTLPIIVYTILDEAAGVKALELGAIGYLHKTEIDTNLLVYAIRSAIERQQHLNILKQQQTEQQQAEFEQLEAFGASASSNANLPGLESLRESQPDIFAELVHSYSEVMDLSLEEKAYKVEHNISDKLSALARQLGFMQATPRDVIEIHTTVIKDKTNHSRKSQAYAKEARLIILQLMGYLTAYYRKYFIGLNQINIDNTNRKLDTD; from the coding sequence ATGCTCCATAACCGCTGCCAAATTCTTTTAATTGAAGATGAATTGGAAGAGATAGAATATTTTTGCAGACTACTATCTAAAGCAAAATCTCCTTCATTCAAGCAAGGTTTTGAGACAATTGTCGCTCAATCTCTAGAAAAAGGATTGCAGAAGTTAGCAGTAAATAAAATTGATGTTATTTTCTTGGACTTGATGCTTACTGATAGTCGCGGAATAAAAACGTTGTCGGCAATGCTAGAAGCCGCTCCGACTCTACCTATTATTGTTTACACCATTTTAGATGAAGCTGCTGGTGTTAAAGCGTTGGAATTAGGTGCCATCGGATATTTACACAAAACTGAAATTGATACTAATCTACTGGTTTATGCGATTCGTTCGGCTATAGAGCGTCAGCAGCATTTAAATATTTTAAAGCAGCAGCAAACAGAACAACAGCAGGCAGAATTTGAACAACTTGAAGCTTTTGGTGCGTCTGCTTCCTCAAATGCAAATCTGCCTGGTTTGGAATCTTTACGAGAAAGTCAACCAGATATTTTTGCAGAATTAGTCCACAGCTATAGCGAAGTGATGGATTTATCTTTGGAAGAAAAAGCCTACAAAGTGGAGCATAATATTTCCGATAAGCTTAGCGCTTTGGCAAGGCAATTAGGATTTATGCAAGCTACACCCAGAGACGTAATTGAAATTCATACCACTGTCATTAAAGATAAAACTAATCATTCTCGAAAATCCCAAGCCTATGCCAAAGAAGCACGTTTAATAATATTGCAGTTAATGGGTTATTTAACAGCTTATTACCGAAAATATTTTATCGGATTAAATCAAATTAATATTGATAATACTAATCGAAAATTAGATACAGATTAA
- a CDS encoding circadian clock KaiB family protein, with protein sequence MKLYVTGDTSRSDRAISNLKELSVEHFPDNYHITIINVLKNPEIAEKEKIIVTPTLIREYPLPQVRIIGDLSDIQTVLNGLGISSKKHDILSE encoded by the coding sequence TTGAAATTATATGTAACAGGAGATACCTCTAGGTCGGATAGGGCAATATCGAATCTTAAAGAATTATCTGTAGAACATTTTCCTGATAATTATCACATTACTATCATTAATGTATTAAAAAATCCCGAGATTGCAGAGAAAGAAAAAATTATCGTGACACCGACTTTAATTAGAGAATATCCTTTACCGCAAGTGAGAATTATTGGAGATTTATCTGATATTCAGACAGTTCTGAACGGTCTGGGAATTAGTAGTAAAAAACATGATATATTGAGCGAGTAA
- the kaiC gene encoding circadian clock protein KaiC produces MPEESFENVEKLETGIPGFDLISEGGLPIGRTTLVVGSAGSGKTVFSCQFLIEGIKRGETGVYVSFEESPKNIRRNMRGFGWDIAKWEREGKWIFVDASPEPGNNPYVSGDYDLSPLLARIHYASSKVKASRISMDSLGALFSYIPDKSQIRDDLFIMASALRDVNATAILTSERNHEYGDISTHGVEEYVADNVIILRNVLIEEKRRRTLEILKYRGSSHQQGEFPFTIISDKGFVIIPLSAMATEDRGSSTTRICSGSSELDRMCGGGFYRDSIILASGATGTGKTLLCTQFISSGIKNGDRCIYFAFEENRHQLIRNARGWGMDFLKAEAEGKLKILFRYPESTRLENHLIRMQEVVQNFQPQRVVIDSLTALEKVATLNGFREFIASLNATVRGKGITGVYTATAPTLLGGSSITESHISTTTDSIILLRYVEVYGEIKRGLAVIKMRGSMHDKQIREFNINDRGMHIGKSFRNVTGILSGNPTYVDEDEVNRLNELFQDEE; encoded by the coding sequence ATGCCTGAAGAGAGTTTTGAAAACGTCGAAAAGTTAGAAACAGGAATTCCGGGTTTCGATTTGATATCTGAAGGCGGTTTACCTATTGGGCGTACTACTTTGGTTGTTGGTAGTGCGGGTAGCGGTAAAACTGTATTTTCTTGTCAATTTTTAATTGAAGGAATTAAGCGGGGAGAAACGGGGGTGTATGTTTCTTTTGAAGAATCCCCAAAAAATATTCGCAGGAACATGCGCGGTTTCGGCTGGGATATTGCCAAGTGGGAAAGAGAAGGTAAATGGATTTTTGTTGATGCTTCTCCCGAGCCAGGTAATAATCCTTATGTTAGTGGAGATTACGATTTAAGCCCTTTGTTGGCTCGAATTCATTATGCTAGCAGTAAAGTTAAAGCTAGCAGAATTTCGATGGATTCTTTGGGGGCACTTTTTAGCTATATACCCGATAAGTCTCAAATTCGGGATGATTTATTTATTATGGCTTCGGCATTGCGAGATGTTAACGCGACAGCAATTCTGACATCGGAGCGCAATCATGAATACGGCGATATTAGCACTCATGGAGTGGAAGAATATGTTGCTGATAACGTGATTATTTTAAGAAATGTGTTGATTGAAGAAAAGCGTCGTCGTACTTTAGAAATTCTTAAGTATCGCGGTAGTTCCCATCAGCAAGGAGAGTTTCCGTTTACTATTATTTCCGATAAAGGGTTTGTGATTATTCCTCTTTCAGCGATGGCTACAGAAGATAGGGGCTCATCTACAACTCGTATTTGCAGCGGCAGTTCGGAATTAGATCGAATGTGTGGTGGTGGCTTTTACCGAGATTCAATTATTTTAGCTAGTGGCGCTACCGGTACCGGTAAAACCTTGCTCTGCACTCAGTTTATTTCCTCTGGAATCAAAAACGGCGATCGCTGTATTTATTTTGCGTTTGAAGAAAATCGACATCAGTTAATTAGAAATGCCAGGGGGTGGGGGATGGATTTTCTCAAAGCAGAAGCAGAGGGAAAATTAAAAATTCTCTTCCGCTATCCAGAATCAACACGATTAGAGAATCATCTAATTAGAATGCAGGAAGTCGTACAAAACTTTCAACCCCAGCGAGTAGTGATTGATAGTTTGACAGCTTTAGAAAAAGTCGCAACACTTAATGGATTTCGAGAATTTATTGCTAGCTTGAATGCCACAGTTAGAGGTAAAGGAATAACTGGGGTTTATACCGCTACGGCTCCGACTTTGCTTGGTGGCAGTTCGATTACAGAATCTCATATTTCTACAACTACCGATTCGATTATCCTACTGCGATATGTGGAAGTTTATGGGGAAATAAAAAGAGGTTTAGCGGTGATTAAAATGCGAGGTTCAATGCACGATAAGCAAATTCGCGAATTTAATATTAATGATAGGGGAATGCATATTGGTAAAAGCTTCCGCAACGTCACAGGCATTTTATCAGGAAACCCGACCTACGTAGATGAAGATGAAGTAAACCGGTTAAACGAACTGTTTCAAGATGAAGAATAA